One stretch of Xanthomonas sp. DAR 35659 DNA includes these proteins:
- a CDS encoding entericidin A/B family lipoprotein, with the protein MKRTFAWMLLAMFSVGLLSGCNTVAGAGKDVQKAGEKVEDAAKN; encoded by the coding sequence ATGAAGCGTACCTTTGCGTGGATGCTGCTGGCGATGTTCTCGGTCGGCCTGCTGTCTGGCTGCAACACCGTGGCCGGTGCGGGCAAGGATGTGCAGAAGGCCGGCGAGAAGGTCGAAGACGCCGCGAAGAACTGA
- a CDS encoding zinc-dependent peptidase — protein sequence MAQLPAGDVPLIPRWLRRLLPAPDPIDEATWHLVRQRCPWVPALDAAREQTLRALAAQFLHSKTISPLADLQLDAAQRTVLAALCCLPLLEFGAEGLRGWSQLLVYPDAFRVQRSHVDAAGVLHEWEDELIGESWDSGPLILSWADVQADLDDPRAGYCVAVHEMAHKLDVLDGALDGTPPLPRDWQRQWAADFQRSYDAFCERVDRGRASEIDAYAAEAPEEFFAVVSEYHFSAPERLQREMPEVAAHLARFYGRSPFAAA from the coding sequence GTGGCACAGCTTCCTGCCGGGGATGTTCCGCTGATCCCACGCTGGTTGCGCCGGCTGCTGCCGGCGCCCGATCCGATCGACGAGGCGACCTGGCACCTGGTGCGGCAACGCTGCCCATGGGTGCCGGCGCTGGACGCGGCGCGCGAGCAGACGCTGCGTGCGCTGGCGGCGCAGTTCCTGCACAGCAAGACCATCTCGCCGCTGGCCGACCTGCAGCTCGACGCGGCGCAGCGGACCGTGCTCGCCGCCTTGTGCTGCCTGCCGCTGCTGGAGTTCGGCGCCGAGGGCCTGCGCGGCTGGTCGCAGTTGCTGGTGTATCCGGATGCCTTCCGCGTGCAGCGCAGCCACGTCGATGCGGCCGGCGTCCTGCACGAATGGGAGGACGAACTGATCGGCGAGTCCTGGGACAGCGGCCCGCTGATCCTGTCCTGGGCCGACGTGCAGGCCGACCTGGACGACCCGCGCGCCGGCTACTGCGTGGCGGTGCACGAAATGGCGCACAAGCTCGACGTGCTCGACGGCGCCCTGGACGGCACGCCGCCGCTGCCGCGCGACTGGCAGCGGCAATGGGCCGCCGACTTCCAGCGCAGCTACGACGCGTTCTGCGAGCGCGTGGACCGCGGTCGCGCCAGCGAGATCGACGCCTATGCCGCCGAAGCGCCGGAAGAGTTCTTCGCCGTGGTCAGCGAATACCATTTCTCCGCGCCGGAGCGGTTGCAACGCGAGATGCCGGAAGTGGCGGCGCATCTGGCGCGGTTCTATGGCCGCTCTCCGTTCGCTGCCGCATAG
- a CDS encoding tryptophan--tRNA ligase → MTTRVLTGITTSGTPHLGNYVGAIRPAVQASLRPGIESFYFLADLHSLIKAQDPARTQRSTLEIAASWLAAGLDPSKVWFYRQSDVPETNELNWFLTCVAGKGLLNRAHAYKAAVDKNRADGEDDDAGVSAGLFMYPVLMAADILLFNAQQVPVGRDQIQHIEMARDMGQRFNHVYGRDYFTLPEALIDEQVATLPGLDGRKMSKSYDNTIPLFAPREELKKRVFAIVTDSRAPGEPKETEGSALFQLYQAFASVEETAAFAQAFADGIGWGEAKQQLFERIDAEIAPMRARYEALMARPGDIEAILRDNAQRLRARYATPFLAELRHAVGLRDLSLRDAGQAEAATARQALPSFKQYREGDGRFYFKLLDGEGALLLQSGGFESPRDAGRVIGALKQAQQADALEGADLALAVPAETVLAALQRLRDAG, encoded by the coding sequence ATGACCACCCGCGTCCTCACCGGCATCACCACCTCCGGCACCCCGCATCTGGGCAACTACGTCGGCGCGATCCGCCCCGCCGTGCAGGCCAGCCTGCGCCCCGGCATCGAGAGCTTCTATTTCCTGGCCGACCTGCACAGCCTGATCAAGGCGCAGGACCCGGCGCGGACCCAGCGCTCGACCCTGGAAATCGCCGCCTCGTGGCTGGCGGCCGGGCTGGATCCGTCGAAGGTGTGGTTCTACCGGCAGTCCGACGTGCCGGAGACCAACGAGCTGAACTGGTTCCTGACCTGCGTCGCCGGCAAGGGTCTGCTCAACCGCGCCCACGCCTACAAGGCGGCGGTGGACAAGAACCGCGCCGACGGCGAGGACGACGATGCCGGGGTCAGCGCCGGGTTGTTCATGTATCCGGTGCTGATGGCCGCCGACATCCTCCTGTTCAATGCGCAACAGGTGCCGGTGGGCCGCGACCAGATCCAGCACATCGAGATGGCGCGCGATATGGGCCAGCGCTTCAATCACGTCTATGGGCGCGATTACTTCACCTTGCCCGAAGCGCTGATCGACGAGCAGGTGGCCACCCTGCCCGGGCTGGACGGGCGCAAGATGAGCAAGAGCTACGACAACACCATTCCGCTGTTCGCCCCGCGCGAGGAGCTGAAGAAGCGCGTGTTCGCGATCGTCACCGATTCGCGCGCGCCCGGCGAGCCGAAGGAGACGGAAGGGTCGGCGCTGTTCCAGCTGTACCAGGCCTTCGCCAGCGTCGAGGAGACCGCGGCGTTCGCGCAGGCCTTCGCCGACGGCATCGGCTGGGGCGAGGCCAAGCAGCAGTTGTTCGAGCGCATCGACGCCGAGATCGCGCCGATGCGCGCGCGCTACGAAGCGTTGATGGCGCGTCCGGGCGACATCGAGGCGATCCTGCGCGACAACGCGCAGCGTTTGCGCGCGCGCTACGCCACGCCGTTCCTGGCCGAGTTGCGCCATGCAGTGGGCCTGCGCGATCTGTCGCTGCGCGACGCCGGCCAGGCCGAGGCGGCGACGGCCAGGCAGGCGTTGCCGAGCTTCAAGCAATACCGCGAAGGCGACGGCCGTTTCTACTTCAAGCTGCTCGACGGCGAAGGCGCGTTGCTGCTGCAGAGCGGCGGCTTCGAGTCGCCGCGCGATGCCGGGCGCGTGATCGGCGCACTCAAGCAGGCGCAGCAGGCCGATGCGCTGGAAGGCGCCGATCTGGCCCTGGCGGTGCCGGCCGAGACGGTGCTGGCGGCGCTGCAGCGGCTGCGCGACGCGGGCTGA
- a CDS encoding type III pantothenate kinase, translating into MSDWLFDLGNSRFKFAALERGGAGPVQAWAHGAETMEAAAVAALPRGDTAYVASVAAPALTAAVLEALRARFAQVRVARTEAACAGVRIAYAEPQRFGVDRFLALLAAHDGGDVLVVGVGTALTVDLLDRDGLHHGGRIAPSPTTMRQALQQRAAQLPAEGGAYREFATETTDALASGCDGAALALIERSLQQGQALLGRPLHLLLHGGGAPALLHALPRAEQRPSLVLDGLALWAQAHAAAAAAG; encoded by the coding sequence ATGAGCGACTGGTTGTTCGACCTGGGCAATTCGCGCTTCAAGTTCGCCGCGCTGGAACGCGGCGGCGCCGGCCCGGTGCAGGCCTGGGCGCATGGTGCCGAGACCATGGAGGCGGCCGCGGTGGCGGCCTTGCCGCGCGGCGACACCGCCTACGTCGCCAGCGTCGCCGCGCCGGCCTTGACCGCGGCGGTGCTGGAGGCGCTGCGCGCGCGCTTCGCGCAGGTGCGGGTGGCGCGCACCGAGGCCGCCTGCGCCGGCGTACGCATCGCCTACGCAGAGCCGCAACGCTTCGGCGTGGACCGCTTTCTGGCCCTGCTCGCCGCACATGACGGTGGCGACGTGCTGGTGGTCGGGGTCGGTACCGCGCTGACCGTGGACCTGCTCGATCGCGATGGCCTGCACCACGGCGGGCGCATCGCGCCGTCGCCGACCACGATGCGCCAGGCGCTGCAGCAACGCGCCGCGCAGTTGCCGGCCGAGGGCGGTGCCTATCGCGAGTTCGCCACCGAAACCACGGATGCGCTGGCTTCCGGCTGCGATGGCGCGGCGTTGGCGCTGATCGAACGCAGCCTGCAGCAGGGGCAGGCACTGCTGGGGCGGCCGTTGCATCTGTTGCTCCACGGCGGCGGCGCGCCGGCCTTGCTGCATGCGTTGCCGCGCGCCGAACAACGCCCATCGCTGGTGTTGGACGGGCTGGCACTGTGGGCGCAGGCGCACGCCGCGGCCGCAGCCGCCGGGTAG
- a CDS encoding SPOR domain-containing protein: MLVRALLVVLTILNLGVALWWATQPQTPPAVPMPAVPAGVATLQLVQAPAAAQAPGAAPASTAAASVDAKTADPGAGASTAAGPTLGAPAADAPRSAAVAATTAPAGVAAAPSTPARSTSAPSAPTPAPAKPANTDVQVAATEPAGAPVCQSLGPYPDRAAAEAAVARLGGAAPRPRLREVGDGDATSFRVVLPTIGGEDGIKAAVERIVAAGIRDYYPLRQGDAGNAIALGQYRSREGAERRQAELARAGFNADLIPSGGSGQSQWWLDLRASNAAQASAVRRQLGASRQRTLDCATLR, encoded by the coding sequence ATGCTCGTCCGCGCCCTGCTCGTCGTCCTGACCATCCTCAACCTCGGCGTCGCGCTGTGGTGGGCGACGCAGCCGCAGACGCCGCCGGCGGTGCCGATGCCGGCAGTGCCGGCGGGCGTGGCGACGTTGCAGTTGGTGCAGGCGCCGGCCGCCGCACAGGCGCCTGGCGCGGCGCCGGCGAGTACCGCTGCCGCGTCCGTGGACGCGAAGACGGCCGATCCTGGCGCAGGCGCATCGACGGCCGCCGGCCCGACGCTCGGCGCACCCGCGGCGGATGCGCCGCGAAGCGCCGCGGTGGCGGCCACCACTGCGCCGGCCGGGGTCGCCGCCGCGCCATCTACACCAGCGCGATCTACATCAGCACCGTCTGCACCTACGCCTGCACCTGCCAAGCCAGCCAATACCGACGTCCAGGTCGCCGCGACCGAGCCGGCAGGCGCACCCGTGTGCCAGAGCCTGGGGCCGTATCCGGATCGCGCCGCGGCCGAGGCGGCGGTGGCCAGGCTCGGCGGCGCCGCGCCGCGTCCGCGCCTGCGCGAGGTCGGCGATGGCGACGCCACCAGCTTTCGCGTGGTGCTGCCGACCATCGGCGGCGAGGACGGCATCAAGGCCGCTGTCGAACGCATCGTCGCTGCCGGCATCCGCGACTACTACCCGTTGCGCCAGGGCGATGCCGGCAACGCGATCGCCCTGGGCCAGTACCGCAGCCGCGAAGGCGCCGAACGCCGCCAGGCCGAACTGGCCCGTGCCGGCTTCAACGCCGACCTGATTCCCAGCGGCGGCAGCGGCCAGTCGCAGTGGTGGCTGGACCTGCGCGCCAGCAACGCGGCGCAGGCCTCGGCCGTGCGCCGGCAACTCGGCGCGTCGCGGCAGCGCACGCTGGACTGCGCCACGCTGCGCTAG
- a CDS encoding DUF1501 domain-containing protein: protein MHRRQFLFASAAAAASLPFAGRLFAAPAPSPRLLVVFLRGGYDSNNLLVPYASDFYYASRPSLAIARPDPANPNSAIALDAQWGLNPRLRDTLLPLWTDKQLAFVPFAGTDDLSRSHFETQDNIEAGQPAGQRSDYRTGFLARLSQVATGTPSIAFTDSLPLSFQGGGDIPNLSLKRNPTPAFDQRQADILSGMYHGTPLASAAHEGLALRQQVSQALRDEMQQANRGAASARTFADETRRIATLMRERYRLGFVDVGGWDTHVNQGSTDGPLATNLGNLSEGLAAYADALGPEWRNTVVVVLSEFGRTFRENGDKGTDHGHGTTYWVLGGAVKGGRIAGEQVAVSKDKLFQDRDYPVLTNYRDLFAGLLGRMWGLSPTQLQKVFPQAHARDLQLV from the coding sequence ATGCACCGTCGCCAGTTCCTGTTCGCTTCCGCCGCCGCGGCCGCCAGCCTGCCGTTCGCCGGGCGCCTGTTCGCCGCGCCGGCGCCCTCGCCGCGCTTGCTGGTGGTGTTCCTGCGCGGCGGCTACGACAGCAACAACCTGCTGGTGCCTTACGCCAGCGATTTCTACTACGCCTCGCGCCCGAGCCTGGCGATCGCCAGGCCGGATCCGGCCAATCCCAACAGCGCGATCGCGTTGGACGCGCAGTGGGGTTTGAACCCGCGGCTGCGCGACACGCTGCTGCCGCTGTGGACCGACAAGCAGTTGGCCTTCGTGCCCTTCGCCGGCACCGACGATCTGTCGCGCAGCCATTTCGAGACCCAGGACAACATCGAGGCCGGACAACCGGCCGGCCAGCGCAGCGACTACCGCACCGGCTTCCTGGCGCGGCTGTCGCAGGTGGCCACCGGCACGCCGTCGATCGCCTTCACCGACTCCTTGCCGCTGAGCTTCCAGGGCGGCGGCGACATCCCCAACCTCTCGCTCAAGCGCAATCCCACCCCGGCCTTCGACCAGCGTCAGGCCGACATCCTGTCCGGCATGTACCACGGCACGCCGCTGGCCAGCGCCGCGCACGAGGGCCTGGCGCTGCGCCAGCAGGTCTCGCAGGCGCTGCGCGACGAGATGCAGCAGGCCAACCGCGGCGCCGCCAGCGCGCGCACCTTCGCCGACGAGACCCGGCGCATCGCCACGCTGATGCGCGAGCGCTACCGGCTCGGCTTCGTCGACGTCGGCGGCTGGGACACCCACGTCAACCAGGGCAGCACCGATGGTCCGCTGGCGACCAACCTGGGCAACCTGTCCGAAGGGCTGGCGGCCTATGCCGACGCGCTGGGGCCGGAGTGGCGCAATACGGTGGTGGTGGTGCTGTCCGAGTTCGGCCGCACCTTCCGCGAGAACGGCGACAAGGGCACCGACCATGGCCATGGCACCACGTACTGGGTGCTGGGCGGCGCGGTCAAGGGTGGCCGCATCGCCGGCGAGCAGGTGGCGGTGAGCAAGGACAAGTTGTTCCAGGATCGCGACTACCCGGTGCTGACCAACTATCGCGATCTGTTCGCCGGGCTGCTCGGTCGCATGTGGGGACTGTCGCCGACGCAGTTGCAGAAGGTGTTCCCGCAAGCGCATGCGCGGGATCTGCAACTGGTGTGA
- the birA gene encoding bifunctional biotin--[acetyl-CoA-carboxylase] ligase/biotin operon repressor BirA has product MKRGDATGVDERELLARLGQGRLSGDALARSFGLTRAAVWKRIQALRAAGVEIDGRAGDGYGLARPLELLDAERLRAALAPAARAELAGLEIAWSLASSNSTLLARPVPAHGSDVLLAERQTGGRGRRGRVWASPLAAHLYLSVARGFDGGLGRLGGLSLAAGVAVAEALRAAGFATVGLKWPNDLLADGRKLGGLLVEGGGEFAGPARAVIGLGLNVRMPAASAAAIDQPWTDLATLAGAEVSRNAIAAAVLSHLLPALALFDAQGLAPFLPRYAALDLLAGRAIRIDDGGTPREGVALGLAEDGALRVAFADGERPLHAGEVSVRPA; this is encoded by the coding sequence GTGAAACGAGGCGATGCAACCGGCGTGGACGAGCGCGAACTCCTGGCCCGGCTCGGCCAGGGCCGCCTTTCCGGCGACGCCCTGGCGCGCTCCTTCGGGCTGACCCGGGCCGCGGTCTGGAAGCGCATTCAGGCGCTGCGCGCGGCCGGGGTGGAGATCGACGGCCGGGCCGGCGACGGCTACGGGCTGGCGCGGCCGCTGGAACTGCTCGACGCCGAGCGCCTCCGCGCCGCGCTGGCGCCGGCGGCACGCGCCGAGCTGGCCGGGTTGGAGATCGCCTGGAGCCTGGCCTCCAGCAACAGCACGCTGCTGGCGCGGCCGGTGCCGGCCCACGGCAGCGACGTGCTGCTGGCCGAGCGCCAGACCGGCGGCCGCGGCCGCCGCGGCCGGGTCTGGGCCTCGCCGCTGGCGGCGCACCTGTACCTGTCGGTGGCGCGCGGCTTCGACGGCGGGCTGGGGCGGCTGGGCGGGCTGAGCCTGGCCGCCGGCGTAGCCGTGGCCGAGGCGTTGCGCGCGGCCGGCTTCGCCACGGTCGGGCTGAAATGGCCGAACGACCTGCTCGCCGACGGGCGCAAGCTCGGCGGGCTGCTGGTCGAGGGCGGCGGCGAGTTCGCCGGCCCGGCGCGGGCGGTGATCGGCCTGGGCCTCAACGTGCGCATGCCGGCGGCCAGTGCCGCGGCCATCGACCAGCCGTGGACCGACCTGGCCACACTGGCCGGCGCCGAGGTTTCGCGCAACGCGATCGCCGCCGCGGTGCTGTCGCATCTGCTACCGGCGCTGGCGCTGTTCGACGCGCAGGGCCTGGCGCCGTTCCTGCCGCGCTACGCGGCGCTGGACCTGCTCGCCGGGCGCGCGATCCGCATCGACGACGGCGGCACGCCGCGCGAGGGTGTGGCGCTGGGCCTGGCCGAGGACGGCGCGCTGCGGGTGGCCTTCGCCGATGGCGAGCGGCCGTTGCATGCCGGCGAAGTCAGCGTGCGGCCGGCATGA
- a CDS encoding DUF1800 domain-containing protein, protein MPKPRPPSASRLRVHGRRALRNAQRLLLSLLLVLFTVAAIAGSQKVLERDDARWLQSMSAGLDSGSVQQLQRDGRKRFLREQLQAASGDAALPAAVRAQLDGYEALHTPVQELLKQLDARQQYIKAMPDGDAKVAAKKELQQRADAMLAQARQAQLLRAVYSPDQLREQMVWFWLNHFSVFADKGRLHWTVADYTDNAIRPHALGKFSDLVMATLQSPAMLEYLDNAQNAKGKVNENYARELMELHTLGVNSGYSQHDVQQLALILTGVGIAPPNRDAPPKLPPQQQAQYLRRGAFEFNPARHQPGDKTLLGQRIAGGGFDEVERAVQLIVRQPACAHFVSQRLAEYFVADDPPPALVDKMARVFQRSDGDIAQVLQVMFTAPEMAAGAPRKFKDPYRFLVSSLRLAYDGQTIVNPQPLLGWLSQMGEPTYGRITPDGWPLQSSAWNSSGQMAQRFEIARAIGGGNTQLFTSDGQQRGGFPQLTTPLYYQAIEPQLGQATRQALAQARSQQEWNAFLLASPDFNYR, encoded by the coding sequence ATGCCCAAGCCTCGGCCACCTTCCGCCTCGCGTCTGCGCGTGCACGGACGCCGCGCGTTGCGCAATGCGCAGCGCCTGCTGCTGTCGCTGCTGCTGGTGTTGTTCACCGTGGCCGCCATCGCCGGCAGCCAGAAGGTGCTCGAACGCGACGACGCGCGCTGGCTGCAATCGATGAGCGCCGGCCTGGACAGCGGCAGCGTGCAGCAACTGCAGCGCGACGGGCGCAAGCGCTTCCTGCGCGAACAACTGCAGGCGGCCAGCGGCGACGCCGCGTTGCCGGCGGCGGTGCGCGCGCAACTGGACGGCTACGAGGCGCTGCATACGCCGGTGCAGGAACTGCTCAAGCAGTTGGATGCGCGCCAGCAGTACATCAAGGCCATGCCCGACGGCGACGCCAAGGTCGCGGCGAAGAAGGAGCTGCAGCAGCGCGCCGACGCGATGCTGGCGCAGGCGCGGCAGGCGCAGCTGCTGCGCGCGGTGTATTCGCCCGACCAACTGCGCGAGCAGATGGTGTGGTTCTGGCTCAACCACTTCAGCGTGTTCGCCGACAAGGGACGCCTGCACTGGACGGTCGCCGACTACACCGACAACGCGATCCGCCCGCATGCGCTGGGCAAGTTCTCCGACCTGGTGATGGCGACGCTGCAGAGTCCGGCCATGCTGGAGTACCTGGACAACGCGCAGAACGCCAAGGGCAAGGTCAACGAGAACTACGCGCGCGAGCTGATGGAACTGCATACGCTCGGCGTGAACAGCGGCTACAGCCAGCACGACGTGCAGCAGCTGGCGCTGATCCTCACCGGCGTCGGCATCGCCCCGCCCAACCGCGACGCGCCGCCGAAGTTGCCGCCGCAACAGCAGGCGCAGTATCTGCGCCGCGGCGCGTTCGAGTTCAACCCGGCGCGGCACCAACCCGGCGACAAGACCCTGCTCGGCCAGCGCATCGCCGGCGGCGGGTTCGACGAGGTCGAGCGCGCGGTGCAGCTGATCGTGCGCCAGCCGGCCTGCGCGCACTTCGTGTCGCAGCGCCTGGCCGAATACTTCGTCGCCGACGATCCGCCGCCGGCGCTGGTGGACAAGATGGCGCGCGTGTTCCAGCGCAGCGACGGCGATATCGCGCAGGTGCTGCAGGTGATGTTCACCGCGCCGGAAATGGCCGCCGGGGCGCCGCGCAAGTTCAAGGATCCGTACCGCTTCCTGGTGTCGTCGCTGCGCCTGGCCTACGACGGGCAGACCATCGTCAATCCACAGCCGTTGCTGGGCTGGTTGAGCCAGATGGGCGAGCCGACCTACGGCCGCATCACGCCCGACGGCTGGCCGCTGCAGTCCAGCGCCTGGAACAGCTCCGGGCAGATGGCGCAGCGCTTCGAGATCGCGCGCGCGATCGGCGGCGGCAATACGCAGCTGTTCACCAGCGACGGGCAGCAGCGCGGTGGCTTTCCGCAACTGACCACGCCGCTGTACTACCAGGCGATCGAACCGCAACTCGGGCAAGCCACCCGCCAGGCGCTGGCGCAGGCGCGTTCGCAACAGGAGTGGAACGCGTTCCTGCTGGCCTCGCCGGATTTCAACTACCGCTGA
- a CDS encoding CsbD family protein, translated as MNKDIISGKWTQLKGKIKAQWGDLTDDDFDVAEGNAQYLSGKLQERYGWDRDRAEREVRTFQDGLDKEYRN; from the coding sequence ATGAACAAAGACATCATTTCCGGCAAGTGGACCCAGCTCAAAGGCAAGATCAAGGCCCAGTGGGGCGATCTGACCGACGACGATTTCGACGTGGCCGAGGGCAATGCGCAGTACCTGTCCGGCAAGCTGCAGGAGCGCTACGGCTGGGATCGCGACCGCGCCGAGCGCGAGGTGCGCACGTTCCAGGACGGTCTGGACAAGGAGTACCGCAACTGA
- the rocF gene encoding arginase, which produces MSSSFPPVSLIGVPTDIGAGHRGARMGPEALRIAGLHEALAARGIEVRDLGNLDGPRNPWQSPVDGYRHLDEVVAWNRALMEASYAELRTGRMPIMLGGDHCLGIGSITAVARHCREQGRKLRVLWLDAHSDFNTSEVTPSGNVHGMPVACLCGLGPQALTELGGTAPALRPDQVRQIGIRSVDPDEKRLIKQHRIDVYDMRYIDEMGMKRTMEAALDGLDADTHLHVSFDVDFLDPSIAPGVGTTVPGGPNYREAQLVMEMIADSGRMGSLDIVELNPVLDHRNLTAELAVDLVESLFGKSTLMRD; this is translated from the coding sequence ATGAGTTCCTCTTTTCCGCCGGTGTCCCTGATCGGCGTTCCCACCGACATCGGCGCCGGCCACCGTGGCGCGCGCATGGGGCCGGAGGCGCTGCGCATCGCCGGCCTGCACGAGGCGCTGGCCGCGCGCGGCATCGAGGTGCGCGACCTCGGCAATCTCGACGGTCCACGCAATCCCTGGCAATCGCCGGTCGACGGCTATCGGCATCTGGACGAAGTAGTGGCCTGGAACCGGGCGCTGATGGAGGCCAGCTACGCCGAACTGCGCACCGGGCGCATGCCGATCATGCTCGGCGGCGACCACTGCCTGGGCATCGGCTCGATCACCGCGGTGGCGCGGCATTGCCGCGAGCAGGGGCGCAAGCTGCGGGTGCTATGGCTGGACGCGCACTCGGACTTCAACACCAGTGAGGTGACCCCGTCGGGCAACGTGCACGGCATGCCGGTGGCCTGCCTGTGCGGCCTGGGGCCGCAGGCGCTCACCGAACTGGGCGGCACGGCGCCGGCGCTGCGCCCGGACCAGGTCCGCCAGATCGGCATCCGCTCGGTGGATCCGGACGAGAAGCGCCTGATCAAGCAGCACCGCATCGACGTGTACGACATGCGCTACATCGACGAGATGGGCATGAAGCGGACCATGGAAGCCGCCCTGGACGGACTCGATGCCGACACCCATCTGCACGTGAGCTTCGACGTGGACTTCCTCGATCCCAGCATCGCGCCGGGCGTGGGCACCACCGTGCCCGGCGGGCCCAACTACCGCGAAGCGCAGCTGGTGATGGAGATGATCGCCGACAGCGGGCGGATGGGGTCGTTGGACATCGTCGAACTCAACCCGGTCCTGGACCATCGCAACCTGACCGCCGAACTGGCGGTGGACCTGGTCGAAAGCCTGTTCGGCAAGTCCACGCTGATGCGCGACTGA
- a CDS encoding entericidin A/B family lipoprotein, which translates to MKRLLTLMMLTLFSAGLLSGCNTVAGAGKDMQKAGEKVEDKAADCSDGTC; encoded by the coding sequence ATGAAGCGACTGCTCACCTTGATGATGCTGACCCTGTTCTCCGCCGGCCTGCTGTCCGGCTGCAACACCGTGGCCGGTGCCGGCAAGGACATGCAGAAGGCGGGCGAGAAGGTGGAAGACAAGGCGGCCGACTGCAGCGACGGCACGTGCTGA
- a CDS encoding MBL fold metallo-hydrolase — translation MPRDPSIHLIDTGFQRAQFDAAYLIVENGRGAFVDCGTSHSLPAMLAALDGVGLAPGDVDWLILTHVHLDHAGGAGALLAQLPTARLLVHPRGAPHMIDPTRLIAGATAVYGEAEIARSYGTIVPVPAERVVVAEDGQRLWLGERELLCIDTPGHARHHLCVWDARSRSWFTGDTFGLSYRELDSAKGAFAIPASSPVQFDPDAMRASIQRMLDHAPDTLYLTHFGAVGDAQTLAADLFEQLDAMVAIARGCDGRSDRHRCLVAALTALYLERARLHGCPLDDAGVEQVLAMDIELNAQGLACWLDR, via the coding sequence ATGCCACGCGATCCCAGCATCCATCTCATCGACACCGGCTTCCAGCGCGCGCAGTTCGACGCGGCCTACCTGATCGTGGAGAACGGGCGCGGCGCGTTCGTCGATTGCGGCACCAGCCATTCGTTGCCGGCAATGCTGGCCGCGCTCGATGGTGTTGGCCTGGCGCCGGGCGATGTGGACTGGCTGATCCTGACCCACGTGCACCTGGACCATGCCGGCGGCGCCGGCGCGCTGCTGGCGCAGCTGCCGACTGCGCGCCTGCTGGTGCATCCGCGCGGCGCGCCGCACATGATCGATCCGACGCGGCTGATCGCCGGCGCCACCGCGGTGTACGGCGAGGCCGAGATCGCGCGCAGCTACGGCACGATCGTGCCGGTGCCGGCCGAGCGTGTGGTCGTGGCCGAGGATGGCCAGCGGTTGTGGCTGGGCGAGCGCGAACTGCTGTGCATCGACACGCCCGGCCACGCGCGCCACCACCTGTGCGTGTGGGACGCGCGCAGCCGCAGCTGGTTCACCGGCGACACCTTCGGCCTGTCGTATCGCGAACTGGATAGCGCGAAGGGAGCGTTCGCGATCCCCGCGTCCTCGCCGGTGCAGTTCGACCCGGACGCGATGCGCGCCTCGATCCAGCGCATGCTCGACCACGCGCCGGACACGCTGTATCTCACGCATTTCGGCGCGGTCGGCGACGCACAGACGCTGGCCGCGGACCTGTTCGAGCAACTCGACGCGATGGTTGCGATCGCGCGTGGCTGCGACGGCCGCTCCGATCGCCACCGCTGCCTGGTCGCGGCGTTGACCGCGCTGTACTTGGAGCGCGCGCGGCTGCACGGCTGCCCGCTCGACGACGCAGGCGTCGAGCAGGTACTGGCCATGGACATCGAACTCAACGCGCAGGGCCTGGCCTGCTGGCTGGATCGATGA